In one window of Skermanella rosea DNA:
- the catA gene encoding catechol 1,2-dioxygenase, whose amino-acid sequence MQKEQIKQLVDRISGTQIREPNPRVKAIVDRMLLDLFNVIDDFDVQPEEFWSALGYLTELGQRNEFALLSAGLGIDHYFDVRLDEKEAQVGIEPGSTPRTIEGPLYVAGAPVCQGEARLDDDTDRGEILFMDGQVTDTQGAPIAGALVEVWHANSLGNYSYFDKSQSAFNLRRTIVTDAEGRYRFRSIMPSGYGCPPDGPTQKLLNLLGRHGQRPAHIHFFVSAPGFRQLTTQINIQGDKYIYEDFAFATRDELIPDVTHQTDEAALRDKGVDRPFATITFNFALPHAVEGVPSTLIDRPRAAA is encoded by the coding sequence CGTTGACCGCATCAGCGGCACCCAGATCAGGGAACCCAACCCGCGGGTCAAGGCGATCGTCGATCGCATGCTGCTCGACCTCTTCAACGTCATCGACGACTTCGATGTCCAGCCGGAAGAGTTCTGGTCGGCACTGGGCTACCTGACCGAGCTCGGACAGCGCAACGAGTTCGCCCTGCTCTCGGCCGGCCTCGGCATCGATCACTATTTCGATGTCCGGCTCGACGAGAAGGAGGCGCAGGTCGGCATCGAGCCGGGCAGCACGCCGCGCACCATCGAGGGGCCGCTCTACGTCGCCGGCGCTCCGGTTTGCCAAGGCGAGGCCCGACTGGACGACGACACGGACAGGGGCGAGATCCTGTTCATGGACGGCCAGGTGACCGACACGCAAGGCGCGCCGATCGCCGGCGCGCTGGTCGAGGTCTGGCACGCCAACTCGCTCGGCAACTACTCCTACTTCGACAAGAGCCAGAGCGCCTTCAACCTGCGGCGCACCATCGTGACCGACGCCGAGGGACGCTACCGCTTCCGCAGCATCATGCCGTCCGGCTACGGCTGTCCGCCCGATGGCCCGACGCAGAAGCTCCTGAACCTGCTCGGCCGCCACGGCCAGCGCCCGGCGCACATCCATTTCTTCGTCTCGGCACCGGGATTCCGGCAACTCACGACCCAGATCAACATCCAGGGCGACAAGTACATCTACGAGGACTTCGCCTTCGCCACGCGGGACGAACTGATCCCCGACGTGACACACCAAACCGACGAAGCGGCACTCCGCGATAAGGGCGTGGATCGCCCGTTCGCCACGATCACCTTCAACTTCGCGTTGCCGCATGCCGTCGAAGGCGTGCCCAGCACCCTGATCGACCGGCCCCGGGCCGCCGCCTGA